The genomic stretch GCTCTTTATAAACGGCTTCTTTCTTTTCAAATTCATAATTCGCTTCGAGTTCTGCAATTTTGTTGCGGTTTTCGGTTGAATATACCGAGTCGTTAATTTGATCGGCTTTCTTTAAATTTTTCAGCGCCGTTTTGTAATCGCCACTTGTTTCATTAACCGCCGACAAGAATTTAAAGAATTCTCCCAGATTGCTTTTATTATTGGTTTGATCGGATAAACCGATTCCTTTTTTCAAAAAATTTCGAGCGCTGTCAAGTGACGGTCCGGCATCTTTTTTTGTGGTTATGCCCAATGTATCTTGCCACGCTTGGTTAAGATATGCAATTCCGAGGTTGAGCAGATTGGCAATGGCAATGTCATGGCCGGGGCTTATTTTGTTCCATATATTTTGAGATTCCTTTCCAAGCAGGATGCTTTTTTGAATATCTCTTTCAATTACAGACAGTGCATAGTAAACATTGGCTGCGCCAAATTGGTTGTTTACTTTTCGGTATAAAGAAAGAGCCGTTTTATAATATATTTTGGCGGCGCCGGTATCTTTCTTTCCTAAATATGCGTTCGCCAAATTTTGGTTGGCCTGCGCTTTGATTTCATTATTATTGGTTTTTTCGGCGTAACGCAGCGCTTTTTCGGAATAACTGAGGTCTTTGTCTGTATTGTCCATTTGTCCATAGAGTGCCGCGATGTTCCCGCAAATGACACTTAGGTTATAATAGTCTCCGGCTTTCTCTGCGATGGGCAATGCTTTAAAAAAATATTTGGCTGCCACCCTATAATTACCGCTGTTGTTGTATGCTGTACCGATGTTCTGTAACGAAGAAATAATTCCTCGTTTATAGCCAATAACACTATCTGTGTCGTATGCTCTTTTGAAATAGAGAATGGACGAATCGTATTTGCCCGCATCCGACAATACGTTACCGATAGAAATATTGAAAGCCGCAATTCCTTTATTCCAACCGGCTTTTTCGGCTTGCGTCAAGCCTTCTTTGGCATATTGCAGGCTTTTGGCAGGATCGATATGAGTATAAGCATCTCCTATTCTATAGATAAGTTTGATTCTGTCTGTATCGGATTGTGGTTTCTTCAAATCGTTCAGCATTGAATCGATTGCTTCTCTTCCTTGTTTTTGAGACAATGCGAAAGAGAACGTAAGCAAAAAAACGCAGACCGGGTATATTCTTTTAGAGAACAAGCATTTCATACGTCTTACATTTTATAATGACATTCTCGACGGAATTAAAATAATTGTATTGTGAGAAGATTACATTTTTATTCCGAAGCGCCTTATCAAAGATAGCATGCTGTTGCAGCATTTGAAAAAACCTTTACTAAGTGGGAAGTACTTTTCGTGACCTTAAACAGCCGCTTCACTCATTTACGGAAAACGGCTGTTCTACATCGTTCTAATTTCGGTACAGAATTTCAAAATAAAATATTATGTCATGAAAAAATTTATATGCCTGTGCTTATTTCTTCTGTTGCTTGCCTCTTGCAGTAAAAAGGACAACCCGTCCGGCAATGCCGACTCAGGCAAAACGGATATGACAAAGTATTACATTGTAAGTAATCAGTCGTTCAACGGTATAATGTTTCCTGCAGCCCTTATCTTCAATTCCAATGCGCAGGGTGTTTATTTCAAGCAATATAATAGCTCTAATTTCGAATATAAAGTACAAAACGGGCTACTGCAAATAAATTTTGGCGATGCCAATCTTTCATGGAAACTTGACAACGAAACCTTGTCTGATTGTTCCTCGAATTTATTTACCGATTATACGCTTGAAAAGATCCCCGATTCCGATCCTTTTGCCGGCAACATATATACCGGCACGGAATATTCTGCAAACCTAAGCACAAGCGATGTTAATAAAGTTCCGGCAATCAGTAATATTCTCGCATTTAAAAGCGGGCAATTTACCCTTACGGTAATATCTCAGCAAGGAATTCCGTCAACAATTTCAGGCGATTATACAAAAGAGGTATATGGTGTTGCAACCGCTAATGTGGGCGGTGAAGTCTGGCGCTTTTATATACAGCAAGGGAAACTTTTATTCACCTGTTATAATGCAAATGCCGAGGTTGTCGATTTTGGCACATATACAAAAAACTGATCGGGATTTTTGGGCAACGAACTTCAAAAGATTAATCTGCACAAATAAAAAAATATGAAAAAGATTCTCATTTCTGCACTTGTGATCATAATGGCGTCAATCGCGTTTTATGCCTGCAAAAAAGGCGATATTGGGCCGGCAGGGCCGCAAGGCGACACGGGAACTGCCAATGTAATTTATTCCGATTGGTTCAAGCCGTCATCCTATGTAAAAGATACAGTTTTCGGAATATACGGTCTTAGCTACACTATAACAGAACCAAAAATCACGCAGGATATTCTGGATAAAGGAATGGTAATGGTATATGCTAAGCTGAATACCTACAATCAACACATATGGCCAACAGGTCAGGTAGGGCTTTTACCAATATCAATAATATATAAACAAGGCACCACTTTATATACAGATGAATGGACGTCGATTGTTTTATCGGGAAAGGTGAAGATTCGTTTTACCAATGATCATAATCTGTATGACAATATTTCAAGTGGAAACAGTTTTCGCTATGTTATTGTGTCGGGTAGTGTCAAAGCAACCGGTAATGTCGATTTCAATGATTATACTGCAGTAAAAAAGGCTTTTAGTATGAAGGATTAAACGCTGAAAAATCAATCGACCGCTTTATCAGCGAAAAATTTACGACCTTAGAATTGCAAAACCATACAATGATAAAAGCAGTTATACTCGATGACGAGCCGAGAGGCAGTCGGCTTATGGAACAAAAATTAAAATTGTTCAGTGATGAAATCATTATTGAAGCGGTTTATAATTTACCTCAAACAGCGCTGGCGGAAATAACTAAAGTACAGCCTGATGTATTATTTCTTGACGTAGAAATGCCTGTGCTGAACGGCTTTCAGTTCCTTGAGCGACTGAGCGAATTTGATTTCGAAATAATTTTTACTACTGCTTACAATTCATACATACTGGACGCTTTGCGCATAAGTGCGGTGGATTATTTATTAAAGCCGATAGAAGAAGATGAATTGCGTGACGCTATCCGTAGATTAAAAAAAAGAATGGCAACAAAAGCAAATATGCCTAAAACTCCTGCTAAGACTAAGTCTATATCTAAAAACAAAATCGCATTGCCTACTGCAGAAGGTATTCATCTTATTGAAAAATCCCAAATCACACGCATAGAAGCCTTAAGTAATTACAGTACATTTATACTGACAGATAAGAAAAAAATTATTGTGAGTCGTACATTGAAAGAATATGAAAATATGTTGTCTTCCGATAACTTCATGCGGGTTAACCGCTCTGTGATTGTAAACCTTGAATTTGTATTGAAATACAAACGCGGCGATGGCGGCGTATTGGAATTAATGGACGGCTCGGAAATAGATGTTTCTCCCAATAAAAAAGAAGAACTTCTGGCGAAGATATTCTGACAAGTCAGATTAAAAAAACAATAAGACAGTTATAACGGTGTCTAAAAAAGAATCAAGATTGTTTCCTTATTAAATCAATTCAAGAATTTATATACGGCGATTATTTTAGTTTTTTATCGCAGAAATGTCTAATGAATGAGTTAATCAAATTCATAAAACACGGACTTTTTCATAATTTGTGAACACCAATTTTTGCTCTGTTTATTATATCATTTCATCGTCAGCCGCATCATATTCCTCATTGCGGAGATAACTGTTTTTCAGATAACAACAGAATAGAGATTCTGATAGAAAACATTGCTGACTTAGAAAACTGTTACGGTTCAAGTTTTCCTTGCTTTTTATTTTTATTTGGCGTGTTGCTGATTATATGAGATTCTATGTTAAGAGAAAATTTCTTTATATATGTCCAAAATGCCTCTAAGGTGTTCAAACGTATTCCCCTCTTCCGCACCAAAGTGGACAAGTCGAAATTTTCTTCGGTTTGTCCATTTTCATTTTCGCTAAAACCCGCGCCAAGCGCATATATCAGGCGAACGGCTTCATTAAGCCTCGCGGTTCGATATTGTGAACCGTCAAAAACCTGGTTTTCAGGAAGCTGACTTTTAGTTTTGGCAGCTGTGACTCAAACAGCGCATCAATTTATTATCACTGATATATAACTGCCAAGAGCCTCAAATTGCGCCCCATTTCTCAGTAATTTTTATGTTTCCGGTCAAGTCTGGACAAAAGAAAACAGGAAGATTTTTAAAATAATGATTTCCCAATCCGGCAAAACTCTTTTTTTGAAAAATTAATTACTGTATTAATCATTAATTAAGCTATCCATTAATCCCCTGCTTGTTGATTTGCAAAATGAACAATAGTTAATCTCGTTGGTTGAGATGTAAGCGCTTTTCAATTCGATATTATTTTTATTTAGTATATGTTTAAAATTATTCTCATGATGAATTGTTTTTATTTGAAAAGAATATTGATTGTTATATACATATTCGCTCTTTGTACACCAACTTCAGCTCAAAGTGAGCACCATGTTTTACAATATCTTCATCCCGAAATCGGCGGCGTAGGACAATTACTGGAACCCACACGCCCAACGATGCAATTGCCGAATCAAATGATGCGCATGACGCCCATGCGCAAAGATTATCTTGACGACCAAATCGGCAGTTTTCCATTGCTCATTGTATCGCATCGATTAGGACAAGTATTTTCTCTTTTGCCCGATACCGATGAAAAATTGACAAGCGCAAGTTGGAATAAAAAAGTAGCTTACGACCAGGGTGCGGAACAAAGAGCGCCGTGGCATTATTACACTTATTTGGTGGACGATAATGTTTCCGTAGAATATACAGAAGGCAAAAAGGTCGGCATATTCCGTTTTGCATTTCCTGCAGGCAGCGCAAAAAATTTATTGTTCGGCACATATATGAGAGGGAAAAATTGGTGGCATTTCACAGACGATAAAACGGTTGAAGCCATGCAAATTTATCCTGCGGAAAGCGGTCATCAGTCGATACCGGTTTATCTGTAC from Arachidicoccus sp. BS20 encodes the following:
- a CDS encoding LytR/AlgR family response regulator transcription factor, which codes for MIKAVILDDEPRGSRLMEQKLKLFSDEIIIEAVYNLPQTALAEITKVQPDVLFLDVEMPVLNGFQFLERLSEFDFEIIFTTAYNSYILDALRISAVDYLLKPIEEDELRDAIRRLKKRMATKANMPKTPAKTKSISKNKIALPTAEGIHLIEKSQITRIEALSNYSTFILTDKKKIIVSRTLKEYENMLSSDNFMRVNRSVIVNLEFVLKYKRGDGGVLELMDGSEIDVSPNKKEELLAKIF
- a CDS encoding tetratricopeptide repeat-containing sensor histidine kinase codes for the protein MKCLFSKRIYPVCVFLLTFSFALSQKQGREAIDSMLNDLKKPQSDTDRIKLIYRIGDAYTHIDPAKSLQYAKEGLTQAEKAGWNKGIAAFNISIGNVLSDAGKYDSSILYFKRAYDTDSVIGYKRGIISSLQNIGTAYNNSGNYRVAAKYFFKALPIAEKAGDYYNLSVICGNIAALYGQMDNTDKDLSYSEKALRYAEKTNNNEIKAQANQNLANAYLGKKDTGAAKIYYKTALSLYRKVNNQFGAANVYYALSVIERDIQKSILLGKESQNIWNKISPGHDIAIANLLNLGIAYLNQAWQDTLGITTKKDAGPSLDSARNFLKKGIGLSDQTNNKSNLGEFFKFLSAVNETSGDYKTALKNLKKADQINDSVYSTENRNKIAELEANYEFEKKEAVYKEQEKLSALKLRQLWVYAALALFIAIVFFLYFLNRYRIKQLRLKNAIQQREALQKERELAFQNQLAQSELKAIRAQMNPHFIFNVLNSIESYIMENDAVTASRLLQKFASLCRLTLENSTRQYVNAEREWQALKLYAELEAMRFNHQFSYEFELSAGTNLSELLIPPMMMQPIVENAIHHGLRNSADDNPHFKVTAVRREDVLIFITKDNGAGLAEAQKRNSVPAVKKKSLGLSLLRERISIINQSFGKEMAAFSLESNIVGHGAIAVLKLPVLRNG